One window of the Natronomonas marina genome contains the following:
- a CDS encoding lactate 2-monooxygenase — protein MTEQFGNRKLNRVYREGMFEGETPEFPVSYEELRERAHEAMSEEARAYIHGGAGAEETFRVEQDFSEWRIVPRMLQGVAERDLTTTVLGQEIDYPVMVTPLGVQGMVHEEGELATAAACDDLNVPFILSSLSSNSMEDVAEALGDTPKWFQFYWSSDEAIARSFLDRAEDAGYDAIVVTVDAPTLGWRERLIDRGYYPFLEGHGVANYFSDPEFRSQLEAPPEEDPQAAVDHFLDIFGDSSLTWDDLEFVFEHTDLPVLIKGVLHPEDARLAVEHGADGVGVSTHGGRQVDGSITALEALPEIVEEVGDEATITFDSGIRRGSDIYKALSLGADACLVGRPFVYGLALGGRDGVHHVLENLVANFDLTMGLAGRDAARDLDRDSLRHESELPP, from the coding sequence ATGACCGAGCAGTTCGGCAACCGGAAGCTCAATCGCGTGTACCGCGAGGGGATGTTCGAGGGCGAGACCCCCGAATTCCCCGTCAGCTACGAGGAGTTGCGCGAGCGGGCCCACGAGGCGATGAGCGAGGAGGCCCGCGCGTACATCCACGGCGGGGCGGGCGCCGAGGAGACGTTCCGGGTCGAGCAGGACTTCTCCGAGTGGCGCATCGTCCCCCGGATGCTGCAGGGCGTCGCCGAGCGCGACCTGACGACGACGGTGCTGGGCCAGGAGATCGACTACCCCGTGATGGTGACGCCCTTGGGCGTCCAGGGCATGGTTCACGAGGAAGGAGAACTCGCCACGGCGGCGGCCTGCGACGACCTGAACGTCCCCTTCATCCTCTCCTCGCTGTCCTCCAACTCGATGGAGGACGTCGCGGAGGCGCTGGGTGACACCCCCAAGTGGTTCCAGTTCTACTGGTCCAGCGACGAGGCCATCGCCCGCTCGTTCCTCGACCGCGCCGAGGACGCGGGCTACGACGCCATCGTCGTCACCGTCGACGCGCCGACGCTGGGGTGGCGCGAGCGGCTCATCGACCGTGGCTACTACCCCTTTCTCGAGGGCCACGGCGTCGCCAACTACTTCTCGGACCCCGAGTTCCGCAGCCAGCTCGAGGCCCCGCCCGAGGAGGACCCCCAGGCCGCCGTCGACCACTTCCTCGACATCTTCGGCGACTCCTCTTTGACGTGGGACGACCTGGAGTTCGTCTTCGAGCACACCGACCTCCCCGTGCTCATCAAGGGCGTCCTCCACCCCGAGGACGCCCGCCTCGCGGTCGAGCACGGCGCCGACGGCGTCGGCGTCTCCACCCACGGCGGCCGGCAGGTCGACGGCTCCATCACCGCCCTGGAGGCGCTGCCCGAGATCGTCGAGGAGGTGGGCGACGAGGCGACCATCACCTTCGACTCCGGTATCCGCCGCGGGTCGGACATCTACAAGGCGCTGTCGCTCGGCGCCGACGCCTGCCTCGTCGGCCGGCCGTTCGTCTACGGGCTGGCACTGGGCGGCCGCGACGGCGTCCACCACGTCCTCGAGAACCTCGTTGCGAACTTCGACCTCACGATGGGGCTGGCCGGCCGCGACGCCGCGAGGGACCTGGACCGCGACTCGCTGCGACACGAGTCGGAACTGCCGCCCTGA
- a CDS encoding class I SAM-dependent methyltransferase, translating to MRRFSADYLRETRRGMWDDGREALAALDLDSCERVLDVGCGEGALTRVLREECPGEVIGCDRDAALLAELDGPTIRGDAHCLPVRDDAVDLVVCQALLINLPTPRRAVREFSRVASARVACIEPDNAAVSVRSTVDAERALAARARERYIQGVDTDVGLGEGAADLLRAEGLSNVTTERYDQTLVVEPPYSEADVRAVGRKASADGLRDRRETMAGTEEELDALRSEWREMGREAVRQLQAEEYRREETVPFYVTVGEV from the coding sequence ATGCGACGCTTCTCGGCGGACTACCTGCGGGAGACCCGCCGCGGCATGTGGGACGACGGCCGCGAGGCGCTGGCGGCGCTGGACCTCGATTCGTGCGAGCGGGTGCTGGACGTCGGGTGCGGCGAGGGGGCGCTGACCCGCGTCCTCCGCGAGGAGTGCCCCGGCGAGGTGATCGGCTGCGACCGCGACGCGGCGTTGCTGGCCGAACTCGACGGACCGACGATTCGCGGCGACGCCCACTGCCTGCCCGTCCGTGACGACGCCGTCGACCTCGTGGTCTGTCAGGCGCTGCTCATCAACCTCCCGACCCCCCGGCGGGCTGTCCGGGAGTTCTCTCGGGTGGCGAGCGCGCGGGTCGCCTGCATCGAACCGGACAACGCCGCCGTCTCGGTTCGGTCGACGGTCGACGCCGAGCGCGCGCTGGCGGCCCGCGCCCGAGAGCGGTACATCCAGGGGGTCGACACCGATGTCGGCCTCGGCGAGGGCGCTGCGGACCTCCTGCGGGCGGAGGGCCTCTCGAACGTCACGACCGAGCGGTACGACCAGACGCTCGTCGTCGAACCGCCCTACAGCGAGGCCGACGTCCGGGCGGTCGGCCGGAAGGCCAGCGCCGACGGCCTGCGCGACCGCCGGGAGACGATGGCCGGCACCGAGGAGGAACTGGACGCGCTCCGCAGCGAGTGGCGCGAGATGGGCCGGGAGGCGGTCCGGCAGTTGCAGGCCGAGGAGTACCGGCGGGAGGAGACCGTTCCCTTCTACGTGACCGTCGGCGAGGTGTGA